The following proteins come from a genomic window of Alkalibacter saccharofermentans DSM 14828:
- a CDS encoding tocopherol cyclase family protein, with translation MNQFGIMVGLDKDGAFEGWFCKVDDRENGLMFSVIWGYTTHEKTKHAFIQFQDNLHSKTSYISYPIDELKWTADPFILQIGKNKLSQTIMVLDFEKNGIQVRGDFRFGEFTPIKKSFLKPNIMGWLTYFPNECNHSIISMDHKVNGHLRIGSQSWNISAADGYIEKDWGTGFPKEYVWVQANDWENSSFVFSYATVPMLGKYAKGFFLVFHHDGIEYRFTSIEGCKIIDYHVTKDSFEATVKKGGYRLTLKAKQANPVALVSPNQGEMNAHIKESIDGILGMSLELNKRSIAHLYSERASIDVHL, from the coding sequence ATGAATCAGTTCGGAATAATGGTGGGCTTAGACAAGGATGGAGCCTTTGAAGGATGGTTCTGCAAGGTCGATGATAGGGAAAATGGATTGATGTTTTCCGTCATCTGGGGTTATACAACCCATGAAAAGACTAAACATGCATTCATCCAATTTCAAGACAACTTGCATAGCAAAACATCGTATATTTCATATCCCATTGACGAACTTAAATGGACTGCCGATCCCTTTATTCTTCAAATAGGAAAAAACAAGCTCTCCCAAACCATCATGGTCTTGGATTTTGAGAAAAACGGCATTCAGGTTCGTGGCGATTTTCGTTTTGGTGAATTTACCCCTATTAAAAAATCTTTCTTAAAGCCAAATATCATGGGCTGGTTGACTTATTTCCCCAATGAGTGCAATCACTCTATAATAAGCATGGATCACAAGGTAAATGGTCATCTTCGTATCGGCAGCCAGTCGTGGAATATCAGTGCTGCAGACGGCTATATTGAAAAAGACTGGGGTACCGGGTTCCCAAAAGAATACGTATGGGTTCAAGCCAATGACTGGGAAAACAGTTCTTTCGTGTTTAGTTACGCTACAGTGCCTATGCTGGGTAAGTATGCAAAAGGTTTTTTTCTCGTTTTTCATCACGATGGCATAGAATATCGTTTTACCAGCATCGAAGGCTGCAAAATAATAGATTACCACGTAACTAAAGACTCTTTTGAAGCAACCGTCAAAAAAGGAGGATACCGGTTGACATTAAAGGCAAAGCAGGCTAATCCTGTAGCTTTAGTTTCTCCTAATCAAGGAGAAATGAATGCGCATATAAAAGAGTCCATTGATGGCATACTGGGGATGTCTCTCGAATTGAATAAACGTTCCATAGCCCATTTGTACAGCGAAAGGGCCTCTATCGATGTCCATTTATAA
- the floA gene encoding flotillin-like protein FloA (flotillin-like protein involved in membrane lipid rafts), giving the protein MNMLNIADLIPLILIGIIVFALVVLFTFIPVALWISALAAGVKVSIFTLIGMRLRRVVPIKVISPLIKAHKAGVNANTNQLESHYLAGGNVDRVVNALIAAQRANIELSFERAAAIDLAGRDVLQAVQMSVNPKVIETPFIAGIAMNGIEVKAKAKITVRANIERLVGGAGEETVIARVGEGVVSTIGSATSHKQVLENPDSISRNVLNRGLDAGTAFEILSIDIADVDIGKNIGAILQTDQAEADKNIAQAKAEERRAMAVAQEQEMIARVQEMRAKVVEAEATVPLALAEALRTGKMGVMDYMNYRNIGADTQMRDSIGRMSEDDSEKE; this is encoded by the coding sequence ATAAATATGTTGAATATCGCTGATTTGATACCACTTATTTTAATTGGTATTATTGTATTTGCACTAGTTGTACTATTTACATTTATTCCCGTTGCTTTGTGGATTAGTGCATTGGCAGCAGGGGTAAAAGTTAGTATCTTCACGCTTATCGGTATGCGTTTGCGTCGAGTCGTACCAATCAAAGTAATAAGTCCATTAATAAAAGCCCACAAAGCGGGTGTAAATGCCAATACGAACCAATTGGAATCTCACTATTTGGCAGGTGGTAACGTAGACCGGGTGGTCAATGCGCTGATTGCAGCTCAACGTGCCAATATAGAATTAAGCTTTGAGCGTGCCGCAGCAATTGACTTGGCAGGTCGTGACGTATTGCAGGCTGTGCAAATGAGCGTTAACCCAAAGGTTATCGAAACACCTTTTATCGCAGGTATTGCAATGAACGGTATCGAAGTAAAGGCAAAAGCCAAAATTACCGTGCGTGCAAATATTGAGCGCCTTGTAGGTGGAGCAGGTGAAGAAACAGTAATAGCCCGTGTTGGTGAAGGAGTCGTAAGCACCATTGGTAGCGCTACTTCCCACAAACAAGTATTAGAAAACCCTGATTCTATTTCACGTAACGTTCTTAACCGTGGACTGGATGCGGGAACAGCATTTGAGATCCTATCAATAGATATTGCAGATGTTGATATCGGTAAAAATATAGGTGCGATCCTTCAAACAGACCAAGCTGAAGCTGACAAAAACATAGCACAAGCTAAAGCAGAAGAGCGTCGTGCAATGGCCGTTGCCCAGGAACAAGAGATGATCGCCCGTGTTCAGGAAATGCGCGCGAAAGTGGTCGAAGCAGAAGCCACAGTACCTCTTGCTCTTGCTGAAGCTTTGAGAACAGGAAAAATGGGCGTTATGGATTATATGAACTACCGCAATATAGGTGCGGATACACAGATGCGTGATTCTATCGGAAGAATGAGTGAAGATGATTCTGAGAAAGAATAG
- a CDS encoding NfeD family protein, which produces MKKFLSYAVYPIILFMLISVAQFAFSPTVSAEGAGKLVYVIPIENEVERGLEAFLRRTTREASEAFADHIIFEINTPGGSVEAADSIGQIMQDISIPTTAYIRSRALSAGSYIALFADTIYMNPQATMGASGIITADGSAADAKAQSYWREAMGSAAEASGRDRIYAEAMADASIDLPEYNAPEGQFLTLGPTKAIEVGYSEGTVNNRSELLNVLGLSGATVIEAEISFAENVARFLTNSLVVSILLTLAGLGLVIELYSPGFGVAGSVSIISLALFFYGHAVAGLAGMEVFVLLIIGIGLIVAEFFVPGGILGGIGVMSIIGSLFFATDDIFAMGLSVLTALMITITVAVILYRKIGLQKGFMRHIVLSDRETLDRGYVSVQERKELIGLRGSTITPLRPSGTGLFDGNRIDIVSEGNFIMENQAVEIVKVNGSRVVVKEIKNEEE; this is translated from the coding sequence ATGAAAAAGTTTTTATCATATGCAGTATATCCCATAATCCTTTTTATGCTGATTAGCGTAGCACAATTCGCTTTTAGTCCTACAGTCAGTGCGGAGGGTGCGGGAAAGCTCGTATATGTCATTCCTATAGAAAATGAGGTAGAAAGAGGACTTGAGGCTTTTTTAAGACGTACCACACGAGAGGCAAGTGAAGCATTTGCAGACCACATAATCTTTGAAATCAACACTCCGGGGGGTTCTGTAGAAGCAGCAGATAGCATCGGGCAGATAATGCAAGATATATCTATCCCCACTACTGCATACATTCGTTCACGCGCCCTGTCTGCAGGTTCCTACATTGCATTGTTTGCAGATACCATTTACATGAATCCCCAGGCAACTATGGGAGCCAGCGGTATTATCACGGCAGATGGCAGTGCGGCAGACGCAAAGGCTCAGTCCTATTGGCGTGAAGCCATGGGCAGCGCAGCCGAGGCTAGCGGTCGGGACCGCATTTATGCGGAGGCTATGGCAGATGCAAGCATTGACCTACCGGAATACAATGCACCTGAAGGGCAATTTTTGACTTTGGGCCCAACAAAGGCAATAGAAGTTGGTTATTCTGAGGGAACTGTAAATAATCGATCAGAATTGTTAAATGTCTTGGGACTATCCGGTGCAACAGTCATTGAAGCTGAAATAAGCTTTGCAGAAAATGTAGCCAGGTTTCTAACCAACTCACTGGTTGTTTCAATCCTTCTTACTCTTGCAGGCCTTGGACTTGTGATAGAGCTTTACTCACCAGGCTTTGGGGTAGCAGGTTCCGTCAGCATCATATCATTGGCCTTATTCTTCTACGGCCACGCTGTAGCCGGTTTGGCGGGAATGGAGGTATTTGTTCTTCTCATTATTGGAATCGGGCTCATAGTCGCAGAGTTCTTTGTCCCAGGAGGGATTTTAGGTGGAATAGGCGTTATGAGCATAATCGGCTCCTTGTTTTTCGCTACAGATGATATATTCGCCATGGGCTTGAGCGTATTGACTGCTTTGATGATCACTATTACTGTAGCCGTTATTTTATATAGAAAAATCGGCTTGCAGAAGGGATTCATGCGCCATATCGTATTATCAGACCGGGAGACCCTGGATCGTGGTTATGTGTCCGTCCAAGAGAGAAAAGAACTAATTGGTTTAAGAGGAAGTACGATCACACCCCTTAGGCCATCAGGTACAGGATTATTTGACGGCAATCGAATTGATATCGTATCCGAAGGAAACTTTATTATGGAAAATCAAGCCGTTGAAATTGTTAAGGTAAACGGCAGTCGTGTCGTTGTTAAGGAAATTAAAAATGAGGAGGAATAA